One Acanthopagrus latus isolate v.2019 chromosome 12, fAcaLat1.1, whole genome shotgun sequence genomic region harbors:
- the sptlc1 gene encoding serine palmitoyltransferase 1 yields MASGQQWVLVEMVQAFYEAPAYHLILEGILILWIIRLLFSKTYKLHETYKLTEKEKEDLIEEWQPEPLAPPVSKDHLHLNYDLVTGPPSHKIILNGKECINFASFNFLGLLDHERVKEKALASLKKYGVGTCGPRGFYGTFDVHLELESRLAKFMKAEEAIIYSYGFATIASAIPAYSKRGDIIFVDEAACFSIQKGLQASRSFIKYFKHNDMDDLERLLKEQELEDQKNPRKARVIRKFIVVEGLYINTADICPLPELVNLKYKYKVRIFLEESMSFGVLGEHGRGVTEHYGVNIDDIDLISANMENAVASVGGFCCGRSFVIDHQRLSGQGYCFSASLPPMLAAAAIEALNIMEEDPDIFTVLREKCKHVYKALQGTTGLKLVGEPFAPALHLQLERSSGSRDSDMQLLRSIVDYCMERHVALTLARYLEKEERFLPPPSIRVVVTIKQEEEDIQKAVSCIKEAASVILK; encoded by the exons ATGGCGTCCGGACAGCAGTGGGTGTTGGTGGAAATGGTGCAAGCATTTTATGAG GCTCCTGCTTATCATCTGATTCTGGAAGGGATCCTCATACTGTGGATCATTAGACTTCTGTTCTCCAAGACCTACAAGCTTCATGAGACCTATAAACTGACAGAGAAG GAAAAAGAGGACCTGATTGAGGAGTGGCAGCCAGAGCCCCTTGCCCCTCCTGTTTCCAAAGACCATCTCCACCTGAACTATGACTTGGTCACAGG ACCTCCCAGCCACAAAATCATACTCAACGGAAAAGAGTGCATTAACTTCGCATCATTTAACTTCCTGGGTCTCCTCGACCATGAGCGGGTTAAG GAAAAAGCTTTGGCATCACTGAAGAAATATGGTGTGGGAACTTGTGGTCCGAGAGGCTTCTATGGAACTTTTG ATGTTCACCTGGAGCTGGAGAGTCGTCTGGCCAAATTCATGAAAGCAGAAGAGGCTATCATCTATTCCTATGGCTTTGCAACCATTGCTAGTGCAATCCCTGCTTACTCAAAAAGAGGGGACATCATCTTTGT GGATGAAGCAGCCTGCTTCTCCATCCAGAAGGGTCTTCAAGCATCCCGTAGCTTCATCAAATACttcaaacacaatgacatgGACGATCTGGAGAGGCTGCTCAAAGAGCAGGAGCTGGAAGACCAGAAG aaTCCTCGTAAAGCTCGGGTGATCCGGAAGTTCATTGTAGTGGAGGGACTGTACATCAACACTGCAGATATCTGTCCTCTCCCTGAATTG GTGAATctgaagtacaagtacaagGTGCGGATCTTTCTGGAAGAGAGCATGTCTTTCGGTGTACTGGGCGAACATGGCAGAGGAGTCACAGAACACTATGGGGTCAAT ATAGATGACATTGACCTGATCAGTGCTAACATGGAGAATGCTGTGGCCTCTGTTGGAGGTTTCTGCTGTGGACGGTCCTTTGTCATCGACCATCAG cgTCTGTCAGGCCAGGGATACTGTTTCTCAGCATCTTTGCCTCCcatgctggctgctgctgccattgAGGCCCTCAACATCATGGAGGAGGATCCAG atattttcaCTGTTCTGAGGGAAAAGTGCAAACATGTTTACAAGGCTTTACAGGG AACTACAGGTCTGAAGCTAGTGGGAGAACCATTTGCCCCGGCTCTTCATTTACAGCTTGAGAGAAGTTCCGGCTCCAGAGACTCTGACATGCAGCTGCTCCGCTCCATTGTAGACTAT TGTATGGAAAGACATGTAGCTCTGACCCTCGCTCGTTACCTGGAAAAAGAAGAGCGTTTCCTGCCCCCACCAAG TATCAGAGTGGTGGTCACTatcaaacaggaggaggaggacatccAGAAGGCCGTGTCATGTATCAAAGAGGCAGCTTCAGTTATCCTAAAATGA